A stretch of Lathyrus oleraceus cultivar Zhongwan6 chromosome 6, CAAS_Psat_ZW6_1.0, whole genome shotgun sequence DNA encodes these proteins:
- the LOC127092190 gene encoding iron-sulfur cluster co-chaperone protein HscB homolog isoform X1 — MTNKFLSTPLSTFFKLRRTLTSIPQRLSPHLKIQHSSPPFAPPYDIDNLCHGYPTCYYYSSLGFLRFCRKSLCSKPAEKFQTTCWNCHGVPQSTPFLFCQSCCCIQAVDHSIDYFEIFGTEKKYDVEGIDLERKYKEWQKKLHPDLVHSKSQKEKDFAAAQSARVIDAYRTLSKPLSRGIYMLKLKGVEIDEEQTISDPELLAEIMEIREEVEEATNSEALNHIRSQMQEKLQNWSNAFADAFKRRDFEEAKNVIRRMTYYSRVIEEVVKKL; from the exons ATGACAAACAAATTTCTCTCCACTCCTCTTTCAACTTTCTTCAAATTGAGACGAACCTTAACTTCAATTCCCCAACGTTTATCTCCTCACCTTAAAATTCAACATTCATCACCACCCTTTGCACCACCGTATGATATTGATAATCTCTGTCATGGTTACCCTACCTGCTATTATTATTCTTCACTTGGGTTTCTCAGATTTTGCAGAAAAAGTTTATGTTCAAAACCTGCAGAGAAATTCCAAACCACATGCTGGAATTGCCACGGTGTTCCTCAATCAACACCTTTCCTGTTCTGCCAATCATGTTGCTGCATTCAGGCTGTTGATCATTCGATTGACTATTTCGAAATTTTCGGGAC GGAGAAGAAGTATGATGTAGAGGGTATTGATTTGGAGCGGAAGTACAAGGAGTGGCAAAAGAAACTGCATCCTGATTTAGTGCATTCTAAATCTCAG AAAGAAAAAGATTTTGCTGCTGCACAATCAGCAAGAGTGATTGATGCATACCGTACACTTAGCAAGCCTTTGTCAAGAGGGATTTACATG CTGAAGCTCAAAGGAGTGGAAATTGATGAGGAGCAGACAATTTCAGATCCAGAATTACTAGCAGAG ATTATGGAAATCAGGGAAGAAGTTGAAGAAGCAACTAACTCCGAGGCTCTGAATCACATTCGCTCCCAG ATGCAGGAGAAACTACAAAATTGGTCTAATGCCTTTGCTGATGCTTTTAAAAGACGGGACTTTGAAGAAGCCAAGAATGTAATTAGGAGAATGACTTATTATAGTCGTGTAATTGAGGAAGTTGTGAAGAAGCtttga
- the LOC127092190 gene encoding iron-sulfur cluster co-chaperone protein HscB homolog isoform X2: MTNKFLSTPLSTFFKLRRTLTSIPQRLSPHLKIQHSSPPFAPPYDIDNLCHGYPTCYYYSSLGFLRFCRKSLCSKPAEKFQTTCWNCHGVPQSTPFLFCQSCCCIQAVDHSIDYFEIFGTEKKYDVEGIDLERKYKEWQKKLHPDLVHSKSQKEKDFAAAQSARVIDAYRTLSKPLSRGIYMLKGVEIDEEQTISDPELLAEIMEIREEVEEATNSEALNHIRSQMQEKLQNWSNAFADAFKRRDFEEAKNVIRRMTYYSRVIEEVVKKL; encoded by the exons ATGACAAACAAATTTCTCTCCACTCCTCTTTCAACTTTCTTCAAATTGAGACGAACCTTAACTTCAATTCCCCAACGTTTATCTCCTCACCTTAAAATTCAACATTCATCACCACCCTTTGCACCACCGTATGATATTGATAATCTCTGTCATGGTTACCCTACCTGCTATTATTATTCTTCACTTGGGTTTCTCAGATTTTGCAGAAAAAGTTTATGTTCAAAACCTGCAGAGAAATTCCAAACCACATGCTGGAATTGCCACGGTGTTCCTCAATCAACACCTTTCCTGTTCTGCCAATCATGTTGCTGCATTCAGGCTGTTGATCATTCGATTGACTATTTCGAAATTTTCGGGAC GGAGAAGAAGTATGATGTAGAGGGTATTGATTTGGAGCGGAAGTACAAGGAGTGGCAAAAGAAACTGCATCCTGATTTAGTGCATTCTAAATCTCAG AAAGAAAAAGATTTTGCTGCTGCACAATCAGCAAGAGTGATTGATGCATACCGTACACTTAGCAAGCCTTTGTCAAGAGGGATTTACATG CTCAAAGGAGTGGAAATTGATGAGGAGCAGACAATTTCAGATCCAGAATTACTAGCAGAG ATTATGGAAATCAGGGAAGAAGTTGAAGAAGCAACTAACTCCGAGGCTCTGAATCACATTCGCTCCCAG ATGCAGGAGAAACTACAAAATTGGTCTAATGCCTTTGCTGATGCTTTTAAAAGACGGGACTTTGAAGAAGCCAAGAATGTAATTAGGAGAATGACTTATTATAGTCGTGTAATTGAGGAAGTTGTGAAGAAGCtttga
- the LOC127092189 gene encoding putative pentatricopeptide repeat-containing protein At5g06400, mitochondrial — MRALKNKLQFFDSYFLSHSHRVFHLSTFNKTTQQLSNSDIDASRSLFNEITEILGSDTVFPDHSPSGFLFPFEIRDTQVGFKEKHDCTERVCENAEEKVGAGKDESFPVLEDTRVSKMGEEDICKMVGEITEIIRGENCSVSVEERLENMGYCELNVEAFDRVFKRCFKMPHLGLRVFNWLKVKDGFSHTTQTYNTMLCLAGEAKEFGLVKKLAEEMDECGVQKDVNTWTILVSQYGKGKKISEALLAFENMQKFGCEPDAVSYKTVIRLLCSSGKGDIAMEFYNDMVRKDIVLDDVTLYKMLMNCMAKSGDVAAVSLLGNDMMRLSLMPERSVLGCMLKSFCISGRIKEALELIRDLKYKDVVLEPGYFETLVRGLCKEGRISDALEIVEIMKRRDIVDGNIHGIIINGYLRRNDVRMALDVFQNMNESGYMPTVSTYTELIQHLFRLSRYEEACMLYDEMLRKGIKPDSVAITAMVAGHVSQNRISEAWKIFKSMECQGIKPTWKSYSVFVKELCKASRTNDIIKVLYEMQASKIVIKDEVFHWVITYMENKGEPALKEKVQQMHSASKLVPENFNESEKQVSLISELGEDKGVGQTKLEKVDCSSLHPILKTYREQDVCDVCRILSSSLHWSSIQEKLEKSNIEFTPEFVMDTLQICRMHGYTVLNFFSWVGKQPGYRHTVESYNIAIKIAGCGKDFKHMRSLFYEMRRNNYPITPETWTIMILLYGRTGLTEMAMNCFNEMKADGYSPSRSTYKFLIIALCGRKGRKIDDALKIYNEMINSGHVPDKELIETYLGCLCEMGRISEARKCIDSLQKSGYTVPLSYSLFIRALCRAGKVEEALKLVEEVGAEKSCVEKLTSGSIIHGLLQKGKLEEALTKVNAMKQEGIKPTIHVYTSLIVHFFKEKQVEKATEIYQEMQELGYQPNVVTYSALIRGYMNMGRFNDAWNLFYLMKFKGPFPDFKTYSMFLSCLCKVGRSEEAKELISYMLESGIVPSTINFRTVFYGLNREGKQGLARAVLQQKSEMIRKRKLIS, encoded by the coding sequence ATGAGAGCATTGAAAAACAAACTCCAATTCTTTGATTCCTACTTTCTTTCACACTCTCACCGTGTTTTTCATCTTTCTACCTtcaacaaaacaacacaacaACTTTCCAACTCAGACATTGACGCCTCGCGTTCACTTTTTAACGAGATTACTGAGATTTTAGGGTCTGATACTGTGTTCCCAGACCATTCTCCATCTGGGTTTTTGTTTCCGTTTGAAATTCGGGATACACAAGTTGGTTTTAAGGAGAAACATGATTGCACTGAACGTGTTTGTGAAAATGCTGAAGAGAAAGTGGGAGCTGGTAAAGATGAAAGCTTTCCTGTTTTGGAAGATACCCGAGTGAGTAAAATGGGAGAAGAAGATATATGTAAGATGGTGGGTGAAATTACGGAAATAATTCGAGGAGAAAATTGTTCTGTTTCTGTGGAAGAGAGGTTAGAGAATATGGGTTATTGTGAATTGAATGTTGAGGCTTTTGACAGAGTGTTTAAAAGGTGCTTCAAAATGCCGCATTTGGGTTTGAGGGTTTTCAATTGGTTGAAGGTTAAGGATGGGTTTAGTCATACAACGCAGACTTATAATACCATGTTGTGCCTTGCTGGTGAAGCTAAGGAGTTTGGGTTGGTGAAGAAGTTGGCAGAGGAAATGGATGAATGTGGAGTTCAGAAGGATGTTAATACGTGGACCATTCTTGTATCGCAGTATGGGAAGGGTAAGAAAATCAGTGAAGCTTTGTTGGCTTTTGAAAATATGCAAAAGTTTGGCTGTGAACCTGATGCTGTTTCGTATAAAACGGTAATTCGTTTGCTTTGCAGTTCGGGTAAGGGGGATATTGCTATGGAGTTTTATAATGATATGGTCCGGAAGGACATTGTACTTGATGATGTAACGTTGTATAAGATGCTCATGAATTGTATGGCAAAATCAGGAGATGTTGCAGCTGTTAGTTTGCTTGGAAATGACATGATGCGGTTGAGTCTGATGCCAGAGAGGAGTGTTCTCGGATGTATGCTTAAGAGCTTTTGTATTTCTGGGAGGATTAAAGAGGCTTTGGAATTGATTCGTGACCTCAAATATAAAGATGTAGTTCTTGAACCTGGATATTTTGAGACATTGGTGAGAGGGCTGTGTAAAGAAGGCAGGATTTCAGATGCTTTAGAGATTGTTGAAATTATGAAGAGAAGGGACATTGTTGATGGGAACATTCACGGAATTATAATAAACGGGTATTTAAGGAGAAATGATGTTCGCATGGCACTTGATGTGTTTCAAAATATGAATGAATCCGGTTATATGCCTACGGTTTCCACATATACAGAACTGATACAGCATCTCTTTAGGTTGAGTAGGTATGAAGAAGCTTGCATGTTGTACGACGAGATGCTGCGAAAAGGAATTAAACCAGATAGCGTAGCTATAACAGCCATGGTTGCCGGCCATGTTTCACAAAATCGTATATCCGAAGCATGGAAAATTTTCAAGAGTATGGAGTGTCAAGGCATCAAGCCTACCTGGAAATCATATTCGGTATTTGTTAAGGAGCTTTGTAAGGCTTCAAGGACAAATGACATTATCAAAGTATTGTATGAAATGCAGGCTTCGAAGATTGTAATCAAAGATGAAGTATTTCATTGGGTTATAACTTACATGGAGAACAAAGGGGAGCCTGCTTTAAAAGAGAAAGTCCAACAGATGCATTCAGCCTCTAAACTTGTTCCTGAAAATTTCAACGAGTCTGAAAAACAAGTGTCGTTGATAAGCGAGTTGGGAGAAGATAAAGGAGTTGGCCAAACAAAGTTAGAGAAGGTAGATTGCTCATCACTACATCCAATTCTTAAGACTTACCGTGAGCAAGATGTTTGCGATGTCTGTAGGATACTCTCATCCTCTCTACACTGGTCTTCAATCCAAGAAAAATTAGAGAAAAGCAACATTGAGTTCACCCCAGAATTTGTTATGGATACATTGCAAATATGCAGAATGCATGGTTACACCGTGCTAAACTTTTTTTCATGGGTGGGAAAGCAACCCGGTTACAGACACACTGTAGAATCATACAATATTGCAATCAAAATCGCAGGATGTGGGAAAGATTTCAAGCACATGCGAAGCCTATTTTATGAAATGAGAAGAAATAATTATCCAATAACACCAGAAACATGGACAATCATGATATTGCTCTACGGCCGAACAGGACTAACAGAGATGGCCATGAATTGTTTCAACGAGATGAAAGCCGATGGTTATAGTCCAAGTAGGAGTACATACAAGTTTTTGATCATCGCCTTGTGTGGGAGGAAAGGAAGGAAAATCGACGATGCTCTCAAAATATATAATGAGATGATCAATTCAGGACATGTCCCCGACAAAGAATTGATTGAAACCTATCTTGGTTGTTTATGTGAAATGGGTAGGATCTCAGAAGCTAGGAAATGCATAGATTCACTTCAAAAATCCGGCTACACAGTTCCCCTTAGCTACTCTTTGTTTATAAGAGCTCTTTGTAGAGCTGGAAAAGTAGAAGAAGCGTTGAAATTAGTTGAAGAGGTTGGAGCAGAGAAATCTTGTGTAGAAAAGCTAACTTCTGGAAGTATAATACATGGTTTATTACAAAAGGGTAAATTAGAAGAAGCATTAACTAAGGTGAATGCAATGAAACAAGAGGGGATAAAACCTACCATCCATGTTTACACATCATTAATAGTGCATTTCTTTAAAGAGAAACAGGTTGAAAAAGCTACTGAGATTTATCAGGAAATGCAAGAATTGGGTTATCAACCAAATGTTGTTACATATTCTGCGCTTATACGCGGGTACATGAACATGGGGAGGTTTAATGACGCATGGAATTTGTTCTACCTTATGAAATTTAAAGGACCATTTCCTGATTTTAAAACATATTCTATGTTTCTTTCTTGTCTGTGCAAAGTTGGAAGATCTGAAGAAGCAAAGGAACTTATTTCTTACATGTTGGAGAGTGGGATTGTTCCTAGTACTATTAACTTTCGAACAGTTTTTTATGGGTTGAATAGAGAAGGGAAACAAGGTTTAGCACGTGCTGTGTTGCAACAAAAATCAGAAATGATCAGAAAGCGCAAGCTCATAAGTTGA